From Acidobacteriota bacterium, one genomic window encodes:
- a CDS encoding sugar transferase, with protein MKRDSRPKRLLDVLLSATGLVLSLPVWALAAAAIKAHDGGPVFYAQDRVGQHGRVFRAWKFRSMRPDAEAGVGAVQAAEDDPRVTPVGRVLRATAMDELPQLWNILRGDMSFVGPRALRPGEIEPGSDGREIPMEMVPGFEVRCLVRPGLTGVAQIYAPRDVARRQKFRYDRVYIRRQSFWLDVRLILLSFWITLRGTWEARGQKF; from the coding sequence ATGAAGCGCGATTCGCGCCCAAAGCGGCTGTTGGACGTTTTGCTCTCCGCGACGGGCCTGGTGCTCTCGCTGCCGGTCTGGGCGCTGGCGGCTGCGGCCATCAAGGCGCACGACGGCGGGCCGGTGTTCTACGCGCAGGACCGCGTGGGGCAGCACGGGCGCGTGTTTCGCGCGTGGAAGTTCCGGTCGATGCGGCCGGACGCGGAGGCCGGCGTGGGTGCCGTGCAGGCCGCGGAAGACGATCCGCGGGTGACGCCCGTGGGGCGCGTGCTGCGGGCCACCGCGATGGACGAACTGCCGCAGCTCTGGAACATTCTCCGGGGGGACATGAGCTTCGTCGGGCCCCGCGCGCTGCGCCCCGGCGAAATCGAGCCGGGCAGCGATGGCCGCGAGATCCCGATGGAGATGGTGCCGGGGTTCGAGGTCCGCTGCCTCGTGCGCCCGGGGCTGACCGGGGTCGCGCAGATTTACGCGCCGCGCGATGTCGCGCGGCGTCAGAAGTTCCGATACGACCGTGTGTACATCCGCCGTCAGTCGTTCTGGCTGGACGTGCGGCTGATCCTGCTCTCCTTCTGGATCACCCTGCG
- a CDS encoding class I SAM-dependent methyltransferase, with the protein MTRMRRLRAAARAAAPGLYDRAHNFAMLALWYRSKLGRRGGAADAYTDEFWAAQEAGDWDGFARAIVRACNPRSVLDVGCGSGALLRAFARVAPDVRTLDLEHSAGALQRARAAGVNVCAWDATRLDAGRSAKLAGRIGPWDLVVCLEVAEHLPPWHGRRLVRFLSHWNTVVFSAARPGQGGVWHLNEQPPEYWLRCFANAGLQRQPAGDAIRDEIRGVSLGPWYAANLVLLARPSALEHGTPE; encoded by the coding sequence ATGACGCGGATGCGCCGCCTGCGCGCTGCCGCCCGAGCTGCGGCGCCAGGCCTGTACGATCGCGCGCACAACTTCGCCATGCTCGCGCTGTGGTACCGGTCCAAGCTTGGGCGGCGCGGCGGCGCGGCCGACGCCTACACAGACGAATTCTGGGCCGCCCAGGAAGCGGGAGACTGGGACGGCTTTGCGCGCGCAATCGTCCGAGCGTGCAACCCACGATCGGTCCTCGATGTCGGATGCGGGTCGGGGGCGCTGTTGCGCGCATTCGCGCGCGTGGCGCCGGACGTGCGCACGCTTGACTTGGAGCACTCTGCGGGCGCCCTGCAGCGCGCGCGCGCTGCGGGCGTGAACGTGTGTGCGTGGGATGCCACGCGGCTCGACGCTGGCCGGTCCGCGAAACTCGCCGGCCGCATCGGCCCTTGGGATCTCGTGGTGTGCCTGGAGGTGGCCGAGCACCTGCCGCCATGGCACGGGCGCCGGCTCGTGCGGTTTCTCTCGCATTGGAACACGGTCGTCTTTTCGGCGGCGCGGCCCGGCCAGGGAGGCGTGTGGCACCTGAACGAGCAGCCGCCGGAATACTGGCTTCGCTGCTTTGCGAACGCCGGGCTGCAGCGTCAGCCGGCAGGCGACGCGATCCGCGACGAGATCCGCGGCGTGAGCCTCGGGCCGTGGTACGCGGCGAACCTGGTGCTGCTGGCGCGTCCGTCAGCCTTGGAACACGGGACGCCGGAGTAG